A section of the Nitrospinaceae bacterium genome encodes:
- a CDS encoding UDP-glucose 4-epimerase → MRVMVTGAAGLYGIHLVDELVRRPDISHIIGVDDFSRQFFQKDPFIKSEGFRKKFKLIRKKFYNLTIQELDKMDLDVIVHLAAHISIPESMEQANEYFKNNEWGTFRLMQTLVRTKNWPLMVYASSPEVYGNPIYTPMDINHPMLPRSIYAVTKLAAEKHCKAMHEWYKYPVVVIRNFNTFGENQDISDHSGVISKFIRDALGNRPIVIHDSGDQTRDFQYVQDAVRAYSLVLTKDKRFSGEVFNIGTNKQTSIKNLAHMIKDLTGSKSSIDNQPGRSADLMSLEADYSIIHQKTGWEPKVTLEDGLKRTIQWYRQLI, encoded by the coding sequence ATGAGAGTCATGGTAACAGGCGCCGCCGGATTGTACGGCATTCATCTGGTCGACGAACTGGTCCGCCGTCCGGATATTTCCCACATCATTGGAGTCGACGATTTTTCGCGCCAGTTTTTCCAGAAAGATCCGTTCATCAAATCGGAAGGATTCCGTAAAAAATTCAAGCTCATCCGCAAAAAGTTCTACAACCTGACGATCCAGGAACTCGACAAAATGGATCTCGATGTGATCGTGCACCTTGCGGCTCACATCTCCATTCCTGAGTCGATGGAACAGGCCAACGAATATTTCAAGAACAACGAATGGGGCACCTTCCGCCTTATGCAAACCCTGGTCCGCACCAAAAACTGGCCGCTGATGGTTTACGCATCTTCTCCGGAAGTCTACGGCAACCCCATCTACACACCGATGGATATCAACCACCCCATGCTGCCGCGCAGTATTTATGCAGTCACCAAACTTGCGGCGGAAAAACATTGCAAAGCCATGCACGAATGGTATAAATACCCCGTCGTAGTGATTCGCAACTTCAACACATTCGGTGAAAACCAGGACATCTCCGATCATTCCGGAGTCATCTCCAAATTCATTCGCGATGCTCTCGGCAACCGTCCCATCGTCATCCACGACAGTGGCGATCAGACGCGGGATTTTCAATACGTCCAGGATGCGGTGCGCGCCTATTCGCTGGTCCTCACCAAAGACAAACGGTTTTCCGGCGAGGTGTTCAACATCGGAACCAACAAGCAGACTTCGATCAAAAATCTGGCTCATATGATCAAGGACCTCACGGGGTCGAAGTCTTCGATCGACAATCAACCGGGCCGCTCGGCGGATTTAATGTCCCTCGAGGCCGATTATTCCATCATTCACCAAAAAACCGGATGGGAGCCAAAGGTCACTTTAGAAGACGGCCTCAAGCGCACCATTCAATGGTACAGACAACTGATATGA
- a CDS encoding NAD-dependent dehydratase has product MKALVTGGAGFIGRWLVKKLLDENFEVWVIDNLENGLESNLAEFHNHPLLKGIVYEDILNQKALHSVFQFKPDIVYHLAAQINVHESLEVPSKAYEINIKGTYNVLEECRALGTKVMLMGTCMVYDMAGSHKPINEDHPLKPTSPYAASKLSAEILAQSYYYSYGLPVVTCRPFNTYGPYQKYNLEGGVVSIFVRQVLNGEGLDIFGDGTQTRDLLYVEDCVDFVYSASRCEEALGQVINAGSGTDISILDLARMICPDEDKIRLVDHRHPQSEIPKLLCDYSKARSLLGWEPKVDLKSGIQKLKEQLQEICVLA; this is encoded by the coding sequence ATGAAAGCTCTCGTTACCGGCGGCGCCGGGTTCATCGGCAGATGGCTGGTCAAAAAACTGCTGGATGAAAACTTCGAAGTCTGGGTCATCGACAACCTGGAAAACGGACTGGAAAGCAATCTCGCCGAATTCCACAATCACCCGTTGCTAAAAGGCATCGTTTACGAGGACATCCTCAACCAGAAAGCCCTGCATTCGGTGTTTCAATTCAAACCCGACATCGTTTACCATCTTGCCGCCCAGATCAACGTCCACGAAAGCCTGGAAGTTCCCAGTAAGGCGTACGAAATAAACATCAAGGGAACCTACAACGTTCTGGAAGAATGCCGCGCGCTGGGGACCAAGGTCATGCTCATGGGAACCTGCATGGTCTACGACATGGCGGGCAGTCACAAACCGATCAACGAAGATCACCCCTTAAAACCGACTTCTCCCTACGCCGCGTCCAAACTGTCGGCGGAGATTCTCGCGCAGTCCTATTACTACAGCTACGGACTGCCGGTCGTGACCTGCCGTCCTTTCAACACCTATGGGCCGTATCAGAAATACAATCTGGAAGGCGGGGTGGTTTCGATTTTCGTCCGCCAGGTTTTAAATGGCGAAGGCCTGGACATCTTTGGCGATGGCACGCAAACCCGCGACCTTCTTTATGTAGAAGATTGTGTCGACTTCGTTTATTCCGCCTCGCGTTGTGAAGAAGCATTGGGGCAGGTGATCAACGCCGGTTCGGGAACCGACATCTCGATCTTGGATCTGGCGCGTATGATCTGCCCGGACGAAGACAAAATTCGTTTGGTGGACCATCGCCATCCCCAGTCGGAAATCCCCAAACTGCTGTGCGATTATTCCAAGGCCCGCTCTCTTCTGGGATGGGAACCGAAAGTCGATCTGAAATCGGGAATCCAAAAGTTAAAAGAGCAACTTCAGGAAATATGCGTATTGGCGTAA